One genomic window of Sulfuricurvum sp. IAE1 includes the following:
- a CDS encoding acyltransferase: MGRVYTIDYLRGILALLVMVYHFSIWEKLFVPDAASALTRNALYGVSLFFIISGFSLTLSYYRKFDRFDTLSLKDYFYKRFARIYPLYWLVVTLFLTALLVGGKTFPPIEQILLNLSLTFVLFGHYTGFTAGSWSIGIEIAFYLLLPFALYALRKAKKTGLTALGALAFGALGVSAFGMFDSPETAEYWPIYMNPLNHVYFFLFGIVAGVLYIEHNNLFSLPKRTVWFLIAATALAAVFYPIEGGIVALIYEENRLILSAVALTLFYLFTALNPHVEHQSPAAKTLERFGNISYTLYLLHPVVFLVCNVLWFRNSDIAPQAQIVFMILATLVASHFVYERYELPLTRSLLSRRARHD, encoded by the coding sequence ATGGGGAGAGTCTATACGATCGATTACCTGCGGGGGATACTCGCCCTGCTCGTGATGGTCTACCACTTTTCGATCTGGGAAAAACTCTTTGTTCCCGACGCCGCATCCGCCCTGACGCGAAACGCCCTCTACGGCGTTTCCCTCTTTTTCATCATCAGCGGTTTTTCGCTCACGCTGAGCTATTATCGCAAATTCGACCGCTTCGATACTCTTAGCCTCAAAGATTACTTCTACAAGCGTTTTGCCCGGATCTACCCCCTTTACTGGCTGGTGGTGACCCTCTTTCTAACGGCGCTTCTCGTCGGAGGAAAAACGTTTCCCCCCATCGAACAGATTCTTCTGAATCTTTCGCTCACGTTTGTCCTTTTCGGACACTATACGGGCTTCACGGCGGGAAGCTGGTCGATCGGGATCGAGATCGCATTTTACCTCCTCCTCCCCTTCGCCCTCTACGCTCTCCGCAAAGCCAAAAAAACGGGATTGACCGCGCTGGGCGCGCTGGCCTTCGGCGCGTTGGGCGTTTCGGCGTTCGGGATGTTCGACTCCCCCGAAACGGCAGAATACTGGCCTATCTACATGAACCCGCTCAACCACGTCTACTTTTTTCTCTTCGGAATTGTCGCGGGGGTTCTTTATATTGAGCACAACAATCTCTTCTCGCTCCCGAAACGGACGGTCTGGTTCCTGATCGCCGCAACGGCTCTTGCCGCGGTATTCTACCCGATCGAAGGGGGAATCGTCGCCCTCATCTACGAGGAAAACCGCCTGATCCTCTCGGCGGTCGCACTCACACTGTTTTACCTGTTTACGGCCCTAAACCCGCACGTCGAGCACCAAAGCCCGGCGGCAAAAACGCTCGAACGGTTCGGAAATATCTCCTACACCCTTTACCTGTTACACCCCGTCGTTTTTCTCGTCTGTAACGTCCTGTGGTTCAGGAACAGCGACATCGCACCCCAAGCGCAGATCGTTTTCATGATTCTCGCGACTCTCGTCGCGTCGCATTTCGTCTACGAACGCTACGAACTTCCTCTTACCCGATCCCTCTTATCCCGGAGAGCCCGACATGATTGA
- a CDS encoding nucleotidyltransferase family protein yields MTPINRIKLLPTSTIREALRIIDKGAMQIAIVVDENDRLLGTLTDGDIRRGLLNNLNLDDQVESIVFKTPTVARLTDSKEEILQKALTKKLRQMPVVDEENRVIGIRAIEELVRPHRKPNKVILMVGGLGTRLRPLTEETPKPMLKVGNKPILQTIVETFAQYGFTDIVMCVNYKSDVIRNHFGDGSAFGVNIEYLLEEERMGTAGALSLLSPVPDEPFFVMNGDLLTNANFGHLLDYHTDQDATATMCVREYDFQVPYGVVNVEENRILSIVEKPVHKFFVSAGIYMLSPKALERIPKNRFYDMPTLFETLIAEGEKTISFPIREYWLDIGRMEEYERANVEYHEFF; encoded by the coding sequence ATGACACCGATCAACCGAATCAAGCTCCTCCCGACCTCGACGATCCGCGAAGCGCTGCGGATCATCGACAAGGGGGCAATGCAAATCGCCATCGTCGTGGATGAAAACGACCGCCTCCTGGGAACCCTAACCGACGGTGATATCCGCCGGGGGCTGCTCAACAATCTGAACCTCGATGACCAGGTCGAGAGCATTGTTTTTAAAACCCCCACCGTCGCGAGGCTGACCGACTCCAAAGAGGAGATCCTCCAAAAAGCGCTGACCAAAAAACTGCGCCAGATGCCGGTGGTCGACGAAGAGAACCGGGTCATCGGGATCCGGGCGATCGAAGAACTGGTCCGCCCCCATCGCAAACCCAATAAGGTCATCCTGATGGTCGGGGGACTGGGAACGCGTCTTCGCCCCCTGACCGAAGAGACCCCCAAACCGATGCTCAAAGTCGGAAACAAACCGATCTTGCAGACGATCGTCGAAACGTTCGCCCAATACGGCTTTACCGACATCGTCATGTGCGTCAACTACAAATCCGACGTGATCCGCAACCATTTCGGGGACGGAAGCGCGTTCGGCGTGAACATCGAATACCTCCTCGAAGAGGAGCGGATGGGAACCGCGGGGGCTCTGAGCCTCCTTTCCCCAGTCCCCGACGAACCGTTTTTCGTCATGAACGGCGATCTGCTCACCAACGCCAATTTCGGCCATCTCCTCGATTACCACACCGACCAGGACGCGACGGCGACCATGTGCGTCCGCGAATACGATTTTCAAGTCCCCTACGGCGTCGTCAATGTCGAAGAGAACCGGATCCTCTCGATCGTCGAAAAACCGGTCCACAAATTTTTCGTCAGCGCGGGAATCTACATGCTCAGTCCCAAGGCCCTGGAACGGATCCCCAAAAACCGGTTTTACGATATGCCGACCCTGTTTGAAACCCTGATCGCCGAGGGGGAGAAAACCATCTCTTTCCCGATTCGCGAATACTGGCTCGACATCGGCCGGATGGAAGAGTACGAACGGGCCAACGTCGAATACCACGAGTTTTTTTGA
- a CDS encoding NTP transferase domain-containing protein encodes MIEHHTVLAVIPARGGSKRLPRKNLLPLGGKPLIGWTIEAALESRYIDRIVVTSDDPEILAIARDYGVEALKRPDELATDTAGTFEAVEHAVQHSPKSDFVVLLQPTSPLRKAHHIDEALEKAVAQNADAVVSVCETDHSPLWSNTLPKNGSMERFLRDEVRNKRSQDLEKYYRINGAVYVCKTAPLLEQKSFFLNANIYAYPMDRESSVDIDEEIDFKIAGLYL; translated from the coding sequence ATGATTGAGCATCACACCGTATTGGCGGTTATCCCCGCACGCGGCGGGAGCAAACGCCTCCCCCGCAAAAATCTCCTCCCCCTCGGCGGCAAACCGCTGATCGGATGGACGATCGAAGCGGCGCTCGAAAGCCGCTACATCGACCGCATCGTCGTTACCAGCGACGATCCCGAGATCCTCGCCATCGCACGCGATTACGGGGTAGAGGCGCTCAAACGCCCCGATGAACTGGCCACCGACACGGCCGGAACGTTCGAGGCGGTCGAACACGCGGTGCAACACTCCCCCAAAAGCGATTTTGTGGTGCTGCTCCAGCCCACCAGCCCGCTGCGCAAAGCGCACCACATCGACGAAGCGCTCGAAAAAGCCGTTGCGCAAAACGCCGATGCCGTCGTTTCGGTCTGCGAAACCGACCACAGCCCGCTGTGGAGCAATACCCTCCCAAAAAACGGAAGCATGGAGCGTTTCCTGCGCGACGAGGTCCGCAACAAGCGGAGCCAGGATCTGGAAAAATACTACCGGATCAACGGCGCCGTCTACGTCTGTAAAACAGCCCCCCTGCTGGAACAGAAAAGTTTTTTCCTGAACGCGAACATCTACGCCTATCCGATGGACCGCGAAAGTTCGGTCGACATCGATGAAGAGATTGATTTCAAAATCGCCGGATTGTACCTGTGA
- a CDS encoding lipopolysaccharide biosynthesis protein, translating to MSLRRHIFSYSAANMVNAALPFLLLPLLTSYLSPGDYGKLSLVQLLMSLSFPFILLNIHSLFVLEYSKLSPAEFGRFVSSMVWIPLGAFAFLELLFILFHSPLSAAFKIPSEWVLCVPLFALMQSIPTMLPVIFQAKKEPLNYAKFKISLTLANFAFTLVFIVSLGMGWEGRILGIAAAYALFSLIGLAVLRSLGYLELYVSRDTLKEALRFGIPLLPHTLAGILLAMSDKLFLANMMGVHEVGLYSVAFQVAGGILIVMTSVNQAWMPHLYEQLNASPSAGTKILIVGQTYKVALGMAAFTLVFIALVPLVYRFFIGENYQGGVVLSQVLSVAFLLQGFYFIVTNYIFYVKKTYLLSIVTTLSLLLLWGLNYFFILRYGVIGSAYALVCGYGTIFILGWILAHRLYPMPWIFWRNHERHI from the coding sequence GTGAGCCTGCGCAGACACATCTTCTCCTATTCGGCCGCCAACATGGTCAACGCAGCGCTCCCCTTTTTGCTGCTGCCGCTGCTTACGTCATACCTGAGCCCCGGCGATTACGGGAAACTCTCGCTGGTGCAATTGTTGATGAGCCTCTCGTTCCCTTTTATCCTTCTGAACATCCACAGTCTGTTCGTCCTGGAATATTCGAAACTCTCTCCCGCCGAATTCGGCCGGTTCGTTTCGTCGATGGTATGGATACCGCTGGGCGCTTTCGCCTTCCTTGAGCTTCTGTTCATCCTTTTTCACTCCCCGTTGTCGGCGGCGTTCAAGATTCCCTCCGAATGGGTCCTCTGCGTCCCGCTGTTCGCCCTGATGCAATCGATCCCGACGATGCTGCCCGTCATCTTCCAGGCGAAAAAAGAGCCTCTCAACTACGCCAAGTTCAAAATCTCCCTGACGCTGGCCAATTTTGCCTTTACCCTCGTATTCATCGTTTCGCTGGGGATGGGGTGGGAAGGACGCATCCTGGGGATCGCCGCCGCGTACGCCCTATTCAGCCTTATCGGGCTTGCGGTGCTCCGTTCTCTGGGCTACCTGGAACTTTACGTCTCGCGCGACACCCTCAAAGAGGCGCTGCGCTTCGGCATCCCCCTGCTCCCCCATACCCTGGCGGGAATTTTGCTGGCGATGTCGGACAAACTCTTTCTAGCCAACATGATGGGGGTGCACGAAGTGGGTCTTTACAGCGTCGCGTTCCAGGTCGCAGGGGGGATCTTGATCGTCATGACCTCGGTCAACCAGGCGTGGATGCCCCATCTCTACGAACAACTCAACGCCTCCCCCTCGGCGGGGACCAAAATCCTCATCGTCGGGCAAACCTACAAAGTCGCCCTGGGGATGGCGGCGTTCACCCTCGTTTTCATCGCCCTCGTGCCGCTGGTGTACCGTTTTTTCATCGGCGAAAACTACCAAGGAGGGGTCGTCCTTTCGCAGGTCCTCTCGGTCGCGTTCTTACTGCAGGGGTTTTATTTCATCGTGACCAACTATATTTTTTACGTCAAAAAAACCTACCTCCTCTCGATCGTGACCACCCTCTCGCTCCTGTTGCTGTGGGGGCTGAACTACTTTTTTATCCTCCGCTACGGGGTAATCGGCTCGGCGTACGCCCTCGTCTGCGGATACGGAACGATTTTCATCCTCGGGTGGATTCTGGCCCATCGGCTCTATCCCATGCCCTGGATCTTTTGGAGAAACCATGAACGGCACATTTAA